The Solibacillus sp. FSL W7-1436 genome window below encodes:
- a CDS encoding ABC transporter ATP-binding protein, with amino-acid sequence MEVYIKKAGYIPNKSSIEQIEFSMQPGTIMGLIGGNGAGKSTTIQSMLGVIPYFEGTITIPSYGYVPERPLLYEHFTLREHLQFLIDEYNDKTLWDKASQLLTLFQIERRLDDLPIYFSKGMQQKVMLVLAFLIERPLYILDEPFMGLDPRAMRELLVLIDERKQQGASFLLCTHQLEMAEMLCDYYILLHEGNIQAKGTLIELQQIIGQPLSLLDIFYELQGRL; translated from the coding sequence ATGGAAGTATATATAAAGAAAGCAGGATACATACCAAATAAATCAAGCATCGAACAAATTGAATTTTCAATGCAACCCGGAACTATTATGGGTTTAATAGGAGGTAACGGCGCAGGAAAAAGTACTACAATTCAATCAATGCTTGGTGTTATTCCCTATTTTGAAGGGACAATCACCATCCCTTCCTACGGTTATGTTCCGGAACGCCCATTATTATATGAACATTTTACACTGCGCGAGCATCTTCAATTTTTAATTGATGAATATAATGATAAAACACTTTGGGATAAAGCAAGCCAGTTACTTACACTTTTTCAAATTGAGCGGCGACTGGATGATTTGCCGATTTACTTTTCAAAAGGAATGCAACAAAAAGTGATGCTTGTGTTGGCTTTTTTAATCGAACGACCTCTCTACATACTGGATGAGCCATTTATGGGACTAGATCCACGGGCTATGCGAGAACTGCTGGTTTTAATTGATGAACGCAAACAGCAAGGTGCATCCTTTTTACTTTGTACACACCAATTAGAAATGGCTGAAATGCTTTGTGACTATTACATTCTCCTTCATGAAGGAAATATCCAAGCTAAGGGTACCTTGATTGAACTACAACAAATAATTGGGCAACCTCTTTCTTTACTGGATATCTTTTATGAATTGCAAGGCAGGTTATAA
- the rplT gene encoding 50S ribosomal protein L20, whose protein sequence is MPRVKGGTVTRARRKKVLKLAKGYYGSKHTLYKVANQAVMKSGQYAYRDRRQKKRDFRKLWITRINAAARMNGLSYSRLMHGLKVAGIEVNRKMLADLAVTDATAFAQLADEAKKAVAK, encoded by the coding sequence ATGCCACGCGTAAAAGGCGGAACAGTAACACGCGCTCGTCGCAAAAAAGTTTTAAAATTAGCTAAAGGTTACTACGGTTCAAAACATACTTTATACAAAGTAGCTAACCAAGCAGTAATGAAATCAGGTCAATATGCATACCGTGACCGTCGTCAAAAGAAACGTGATTTCCGTAAATTATGGATCACTCGTATTAATGCAGCTGCTCGCATGAACGGTTTATCTTACTCTCGTTTAATGCACGGCTTAAAAGTAGCAGGTATCGAAGTTAACCGTAAAATGTTAGCTGACTTAGCTGTAACTGATGCAACAGCATTCGCTCAATTAGCTGATGAAGCTAAAAAAGCAGTCGCTAAATAA
- the rpmI gene encoding 50S ribosomal protein L35 codes for MPKMKTHRGAAKRFKKTGTGKLKFDRAYGSHLFANKSTKAKRHLRKAKVATSGDFKRIRTLLTYMK; via the coding sequence ATGCCAAAAATGAAAACTCACCGTGGAGCTGCGAAACGTTTCAAAAAAACAGGTACTGGTAAATTAAAATTTGACCGTGCTTATGGCTCTCACTTATTCGCTAACAAATCAACTAAAGCAAAACGTCACTTACGTAAAGCGAAAGTTGCAACTTCAGGCGATTTCAAGCGTATCCGTACATTATTAACTTACATGAAATAA
- a CDS encoding peroxidase-related enzyme (This protein belongs to a clade of uncharacterized proteins related to peroxidases such as the alkylhydroperoxidase AhpD.), producing the protein MSKYEEQLSYLQKPNEEEIPEDVQQLFDQHVEKQMEQNGFINNLFKILPLNALQYKGFLEFKYSLFNEETTYLSLADKEMIGLVVSSTNNCNYCLTSHSDVLRGITKNPGWVDQLTYNYRSAKLTEKQRALCDYAYRVTRYPNEITTKEVDLLRKAGFNDHEILEAAYVAGFFNYTNRWVSTIGAVSNPGHYGHNR; encoded by the coding sequence ATGAGCAAATACGAAGAGCAGTTGTCTTATTTACAAAAACCAAATGAAGAAGAAATTCCGGAAGATGTACAGCAACTTTTTGACCAGCATGTTGAAAAGCAGATGGAGCAGAATGGTTTTATAAATAATTTATTTAAAATTCTTCCATTGAATGCGTTGCAGTATAAAGGATTTTTGGAATTTAAGTATTCCTTGTTCAATGAGGAGACGACGTATTTATCATTAGCAGACAAGGAAATGATCGGATTAGTTGTCTCTTCGACGAATAATTGTAATTATTGCCTCACTTCACATAGCGATGTCCTTCGCGGGATAACAAAAAATCCGGGATGGGTTGACCAGTTAACCTACAATTACCGCTCTGCAAAACTTACGGAAAAGCAGCGTGCGTTATGTGATTATGCCTACCGGGTCACGAGATATCCAAATGAAATAACAACAAAAGAGGTTGATTTACTGCGCAAGGCTGGCTTTAATGATCACGAAATATTGGAAGCCGCATATGTTGCCGGGTTCTTCAATTATACAAACCGCTGGGTAAGTACGATTGGGGCTGTCTCAAATCCCGGGCATTACGGACATAATCGATAA
- a CDS encoding ABC transporter permease → MFVKRLYRSYQFNFKLIKSITDWTVLLYLVVPSLIIGFFLYRDIAGNFQVFELQPIPLSLLFFGLSFFLVKPSLRLFIYDADLLFYKQQERKIHHIKLWGYSYSFLLYNFVLVILLLLASPFILFPFWEVLFALNIISVLHICTQYRYQKWFTKWPLLLIVHTLIVLSLILPLWGFSVLLVVVHLRLLNIVLSNRYWTIETRWEYEAFYSWMKRIYQFSLEMRYYMPAKTKQPLILLAKKKVLSTHRIDNLIYKTLLRKLNYLKSPVQLVVISIILLIVLPLWAKAIILIFSFIGLNVALSSIFNEIKQAPFFQLMSVQENEWFQAKNRIKYRFFTPIGVVMILLFIMM, encoded by the coding sequence ATGTTTGTAAAACGTCTTTATCGCTCCTATCAATTTAATTTTAAACTAATTAAATCAATTACAGATTGGACAGTTCTGCTATATCTTGTAGTACCCAGTCTCATTATCGGCTTTTTCCTATATCGAGATATTGCTGGTAATTTTCAAGTATTTGAGCTTCAGCCGATTCCTTTATCCCTTTTGTTCTTTGGATTAAGCTTCTTTTTAGTTAAACCGTCTTTACGCCTCTTTATATATGATGCAGATCTGTTATTTTATAAGCAACAAGAAAGAAAAATTCACCATATTAAACTATGGGGTTACAGTTATTCATTCTTACTATATAACTTTGTACTTGTTATTCTGTTATTGCTCGCTTCGCCCTTTATCCTATTTCCATTTTGGGAAGTTCTTTTTGCTTTAAATATAATAAGCGTACTCCATATATGTACACAGTATCGATATCAAAAGTGGTTTACAAAATGGCCGTTACTACTTATAGTTCATACACTCATTGTTTTAAGCCTCATTTTGCCATTATGGGGATTTTCGGTACTACTTGTTGTTGTTCATCTTCGTTTATTAAATATTGTACTTAGCAATCGTTACTGGACAATTGAAACACGCTGGGAATATGAGGCCTTTTACAGTTGGATGAAGCGCATTTATCAATTTAGTCTGGAAATGCGTTACTATATGCCAGCTAAGACGAAGCAGCCGCTAATTTTACTTGCGAAAAAGAAAGTATTAAGTACACATCGCATCGATAATCTAATCTACAAAACATTATTGAGAAAACTGAATTACTTGAAATCACCAGTTCAGCTCGTTGTCATTAGTATCATTCTTCTTATTGTGCTACCTCTATGGGCAAAAGCAATTATCCTTATATTTTCTTTTATCGGATTAAACGTTGCCCTTAGCTCAATCTTCAATGAAATTAAACAAGCGCCTTTTTTCCAGCTAATGTCCGTTCAGGAAAATGAGTGGTTTCAGGCGAAGAATCGTATCAAATACCGCTTCTTTACTCCGATTGGTGTTGTAATGATACTCCTATTTATTATGATGTAA
- the infC gene encoding translation initiation factor IF-3: MYVNEGIRARELRLIDHNGDQLGLKTRNEALEIAARANLDLVLVAPQAKPPVARVMDYGKFKFDQQKKDREIRKNSKVIVMKEVRLSPTIDEHDFQTKLRNAIKFLEKGDKVKASIRFKGRAITHKEIGQRVLDRFAEACAEVSTVEQKPKMEGRSMFLVLQPKAEK, from the coding sequence ATGTATGTAAACGAAGGCATCCGCGCGCGAGAACTTCGTCTAATTGATCACAATGGTGATCAGCTTGGTTTAAAAACGCGTAATGAAGCGTTGGAAATTGCCGCTCGTGCTAACTTGGATCTTGTCCTTGTGGCCCCTCAAGCCAAGCCACCAGTCGCTCGTGTCATGGACTATGGTAAATTTAAGTTCGATCAGCAAAAGAAAGACCGTGAAATTCGTAAAAATTCTAAAGTAATCGTAATGAAAGAGGTTCGCTTGAGCCCAACAATCGATGAACATGATTTTCAAACGAAATTACGTAATGCGATTAAGTTCCTTGAAAAAGGTGACAAAGTTAAAGCGTCAATTCGCTTTAAAGGTCGTGCAATTACACACAAAGAAATCGGTCAGCGTGTGCTAGATCGATTTGCTGAAGCTTGTGCTGAAGTATCTACGGTTGAACAAAAACCGAAGATGGAAGGCCGAAGCATGTTCTTAGTTCTTCAACCGAAGGCAGAGAAATAA
- a CDS encoding manganese catalase family protein: protein MFRHQKELQFEVKVERPDPLLAKQIQEVLGGQFGEMSVMMQYLFQGWNCRGEEKYKDLLMDIGTEEIGHVEMLCSLISQLLDGASPDDQQKIAQDPMMNSIMGGINPQHLIVSGLGATPKDSNGVPWNAGYIAASGNLLADFRANLNAESQGRLQVARLYHMTKDEGVRTVFRKMLARDRYHQYQWMAAIKELEEKKGFVVPASFAPEDELEAQPHAYELWSLSEGTASKNGPWAQGTAPDGTGEFVFLDNPAPMGQVPNPAVPPTTLHHDIDIDKKL, encoded by the coding sequence ATGTTCAGACATCAAAAAGAATTACAATTTGAGGTAAAAGTTGAAAGACCAGATCCATTATTAGCGAAACAAATTCAGGAAGTTCTTGGCGGTCAGTTCGGTGAAATGAGTGTCATGATGCAATATCTGTTCCAAGGCTGGAACTGTCGCGGCGAAGAAAAATATAAAGATTTATTAATGGATATCGGTACTGAAGAAATCGGTCACGTCGAAATGCTATGTTCTTTGATTAGTCAATTACTTGATGGTGCATCACCTGATGACCAGCAAAAAATTGCGCAAGATCCGATGATGAATTCAATTATGGGCGGCATTAACCCGCAACATTTAATTGTCAGCGGTTTAGGAGCTACACCAAAAGACTCTAACGGTGTACCTTGGAATGCCGGATATATTGCAGCGAGCGGTAACCTGCTGGCAGACTTCCGCGCAAACTTAAATGCAGAATCACAAGGCCGTTTACAAGTTGCGCGTTTATACCATATGACAAAAGATGAAGGTGTACGTACTGTATTCAGAAAAATGCTGGCACGTGACCGTTATCACCAATATCAATGGATGGCAGCGATTAAAGAGCTTGAAGAAAAGAAAGGCTTCGTCGTTCCTGCTTCATTCGCACCGGAAGACGAGTTGGAAGCTCAGCCGCATGCATATGAATTATGGAGCTTATCGGAAGGTACAGCATCTAAAAATGGTCCGTGGGCACAAGGTACAGCACCAGACGGAACAGGGGAATTTGTATTCCTGGATAACCCGGCACCAATGGGACAAGTTCCGAACCCAGCAGTACCACCAACAACTTTACACCATGATATCGATATCGATAAAAAATTATAA
- a CDS encoding DUF1294 domain-containing protein translates to MELAALSYVAVVSLVLCVYMYIDKERAKKKEWRISERTLLTLGVLGGALGGVLGMYLFRHKTKHNKFAFGFPLLGAIHVFLLVQLF, encoded by the coding sequence ATGGAATTAGCAGCACTTTCATATGTCGCAGTTGTTTCACTCGTACTCTGTGTATATATGTACATAGATAAGGAACGCGCCAAAAAGAAGGAATGGCGTATTTCCGAACGGACATTATTAACATTAGGCGTTTTAGGCGGCGCACTTGGCGGTGTATTAGGGATGTACTTATTCCGCCATAAAACAAAGCATAATAAATTTGCATTTGGCTTTCCTTTACTTGGCGCGATTCATGTATTCTTGCTCGTTCAGCTATTTTAA
- a CDS encoding sigma-w pathway protein ysdB produces MAILLRFAIILLIIYIFYRGVRYLIDPKRKLDEAYENGQYYFYDDVKNIRKNFFISYKGALFEGEKYLGTTENAFEVVSIFVFVHDAMKLQGFTKEDFLYLENEILMNYPNASINWKNPIEQLMKE; encoded by the coding sequence ATGGCTATATTGTTACGATTCGCCATCATCCTTCTCATCATTTACATATTTTATCGAGGGGTACGCTACTTAATTGACCCAAAGCGTAAATTGGATGAGGCCTATGAAAATGGACAATATTATTTTTATGATGATGTGAAAAACATTCGGAAAAACTTTTTCATTTCGTATAAGGGGGCATTATTTGAAGGAGAAAAGTATTTAGGTACGACTGAAAATGCATTTGAAGTCGTCAGTATTTTTGTCTTTGTCCATGATGCGATGAAACTTCAAGGGTTTACGAAAGAAGATTTTTTGTATTTGGAAAATGAGATTCTCATGAATTATCCAAACGCCTCGATCAATTGGAAAAACCCGATCGAGCAATTGATGAAAGAATAA